A genomic region of Miscanthus floridulus cultivar M001 chromosome 3, ASM1932011v1, whole genome shotgun sequence contains the following coding sequences:
- the LOC136542376 gene encoding uncharacterized protein isoform X1, translated as MEYISPERNLEGTCGDPGPLFGDQGGSLLDHLGYQGGGIPQHESPTLDHGLLVDPADAIPYLSTDSPPFMNDQITCNVMKSASASPESSMKQPQEPLNIESDVQNDAAEQNVHNSNSEEQITSLGCDEHHNTELIGAVLPPKLLESSGNDISNFQPEATYSDSYHGDSLLTENSSKGYQLNNSGAPADDIPNSPALQMENEEMEKLHETSHNENSGSEDDQMNGRKPCPINGRDNEKFNTSAVPPSWEQTELKNPGTRNGSSTPDNQFDSPPDRFARLERDTPSPDGRVSPERFARLERDTPSPDGRISPPVESSHSHHSENMESQYRAKDVGEIAHSESPPVRHRSRSSESRSSEKHDPSRKRASSRELSPHARHSSPVERKRRRESRHGDGSPRQRSASPRRRSTPPRRRSISPRRSSHKRRESPRRGDSPRRRHSPRRRESPRKRDSPRRRDSPRRRDSPKRRRDSPRRRDRSKSRSPSRKHDTSRHRKEHDRSRSRSPHSRDHHRRSPRRHSPRRRSPPTSHRHRSPRRHWSPPANRKTGLGKPGKNLFIAGFSYATTERDLEKKFGKFGRVTSARVVRDKRTGDSRGFGFLSLEKDEDADAAIRACDETEWNGRIILVEKSKAPAW; from the exons ATGGAGTACATATCCCCTGAGAGAAATCTGGAGGGGACTTGTGGAGATCCTGGGCCATTATTTGGAGACCAAGGTGGCAGCCTGTTGGACCACTTGGGTTATCAAGGAGGAGGAATTCCACAACATGAGTCTCCAACACTGGATCATGGACTTTTGGTTGATCCAGCTGATGCAATTCCGTATTTATCTACAGATTCTCCGCCCTTCATGAATGATCAAATCACTTGCAATGTTATGAAATCTGCTTCAGCTAGTCCAGAATCTTCGATGAAACAACCTCAAGAACCTCTTAATATAGAATCTGATGTACAGAATGATGCAGCTGAACAAAATGTTCACAATAGTAACTCTGAAGAACAGATCACTTCTCTGGGCTGTGATGAACATCACAACACAGAACTGATTGGTGCAGTTTTGCCTCCAAAGCTTCTTGAAAGCAGTGGTAATGATATATCAAACTTTCAACCAGAAGCTACATATTCTGATTCCTACCATGGTGACTCTTTGTTAACTGAAAATAGTAGTAAGGGTTACCAGCTTAACAATAGTGGTGCTCCTGCTGATGATATTCCAAACTCTCCTGCGCTTCAGATGGAAAATGAGGAGATGGAAAAGTTACATGAGACTTCTCACAATGAAAACAGTGGGTCAGAGGATGATCAAATGAATGGTAGGAAACCTTGCCCCATTAATGGTCGAGACAATGAGAAGTTTAACACTTCAGCTGTACCTCCCTCTTGGGAACAGACAGAGCTGAAAAATCCTGGTACTAGAAATGGAAGTTCAACTCCAGACAATCAATTTGATTCTCCTCCGGACAGGTTTGCAAGACTGGAAAGGGACACACCATCTCCAGATGGGAGAGTATCCCCTGAAAGGTTTGCAAGACTGGAAAGGGATACCCCATCTCCAGACGGGAGGATATCTCCTCCAGTTGAAAGTTCACATTCCCATCATTCTGAGAATATGGAGTCACAATATCGTGCCAAAGATGTTGGTGAGATAGCTCATTCTGAAAGCCCACCGGTAAGACATCGGTCCCGATCTTCTGAGTCCCGATCTTCTGAAAAACATGACCCCAGCCGCAAAAGAGCCTCTTCAAGGGAGTTGTCTCCACATGCGCGACATAGTTCTCCTGTAGAAAGGAAAAGACGGAGAGAGTCTCGACATGGTGATGGGTCGCCTCGACAAAGATCTGCATCTCCCCGAAGAAGATCTACACCCCCTCGAAGAAGATCTATATCCCCTCGAAGATCCTCACACAAGAGGAGGGAATCACCAAGAAGGGGAGACTCACCTAGGAGGAGGCACTCACCTAGGAGGAGGGAGTCACCAAGGAAGAGAGATTCACCAAGGAGGAGAGACTCACCAAGGAGGAGAGATTCACCAAAGAGGAGGAGGGACTCCCCAAGGAGGAGGGATAGGTCAAAATCAAGGTCACCTTCAAGAAAACATGATACCTCTAGACATAGAAAAGAACATGATAGATCTCGGTCCAGGTCTCCCCACTCAAGGGATCATCACAGGCGATCTCCAAG AAGGCATTCACCAAGGCGCAGATCACCCCCAACCAGTCATCGCCATCGTTCACCAAGAAGACATTGGTCACCACCTGCCAACAGGAAGACTGGATTGGGTAAGCCTGGAAAGAATCTCTTTATTGCAGGATTTAGCTATGCCACCACTGAGCGAGATTTGgagaagaaatttggcaagtttggACGTGTAACAAGTGCACGTGTTGTTCGCGATAAACG AACTGGAGATTCCCGTGGCTTTGGATTCTTATCCTTGGAGAAGGATGAGGATGCCGATGCAGCAATCCGTGCTTGTGACGAGACTGAGTGGAATGGAAGAATAATTCTTGTGGAGAAGTCAAAGGCACCTGCATGGTGA
- the LOC136542376 gene encoding uncharacterized protein isoform X2, producing MEYISPERNLEGTCGDPGPLFGDQGGSLLDHLGYQGGGIPQHESPTLDHGLLVDPADAIPYLSTDSPPFMNDQITCNVMKSASASPESSMKQPQEPLNIESDVQNDAAEQNVHNSNSEEQITSLGCDEHHNTELIGAVLPPKLLESSGNDISNFQPEATYSDSYHGDSLLTENSSKGYQLNNSGAPADDIPNSPALQMENEEMEKLHETSHNENSGSEDDQMNGRKPCPINGRDNEKFNTSAVPPSWEQTELKNPGTRNGSSTPDNQFDSPPDRFARLERDTPSPDGRVSPERFARLERDTPSPDGRISPPVESSHSHHSENMESQYRAKDVGEIAHSESPPVRHRSRSSESRSSEKHDPSRKRASSRELSPHARHSSPVERKRRRESRHGDGSPRQRSASPRRRSTPPRRRSISPRRSSHKRRESPRRGDSPRRRHSPRRRESPRKRDSPRRRDSPRRRDSPKRRRDSPRRRDRSKSRSPSRKHDTSRHRKEHDRSRSRSPHSRDHHRRSPRHSPRRRSPPTSHRHRSPRRHWSPPANRKTGLGKPGKNLFIAGFSYATTERDLEKKFGKFGRVTSARVVRDKRTGDSRGFGFLSLEKDEDADAAIRACDETEWNGRIILVEKSKAPAW from the exons ATGGAGTACATATCCCCTGAGAGAAATCTGGAGGGGACTTGTGGAGATCCTGGGCCATTATTTGGAGACCAAGGTGGCAGCCTGTTGGACCACTTGGGTTATCAAGGAGGAGGAATTCCACAACATGAGTCTCCAACACTGGATCATGGACTTTTGGTTGATCCAGCTGATGCAATTCCGTATTTATCTACAGATTCTCCGCCCTTCATGAATGATCAAATCACTTGCAATGTTATGAAATCTGCTTCAGCTAGTCCAGAATCTTCGATGAAACAACCTCAAGAACCTCTTAATATAGAATCTGATGTACAGAATGATGCAGCTGAACAAAATGTTCACAATAGTAACTCTGAAGAACAGATCACTTCTCTGGGCTGTGATGAACATCACAACACAGAACTGATTGGTGCAGTTTTGCCTCCAAAGCTTCTTGAAAGCAGTGGTAATGATATATCAAACTTTCAACCAGAAGCTACATATTCTGATTCCTACCATGGTGACTCTTTGTTAACTGAAAATAGTAGTAAGGGTTACCAGCTTAACAATAGTGGTGCTCCTGCTGATGATATTCCAAACTCTCCTGCGCTTCAGATGGAAAATGAGGAGATGGAAAAGTTACATGAGACTTCTCACAATGAAAACAGTGGGTCAGAGGATGATCAAATGAATGGTAGGAAACCTTGCCCCATTAATGGTCGAGACAATGAGAAGTTTAACACTTCAGCTGTACCTCCCTCTTGGGAACAGACAGAGCTGAAAAATCCTGGTACTAGAAATGGAAGTTCAACTCCAGACAATCAATTTGATTCTCCTCCGGACAGGTTTGCAAGACTGGAAAGGGACACACCATCTCCAGATGGGAGAGTATCCCCTGAAAGGTTTGCAAGACTGGAAAGGGATACCCCATCTCCAGACGGGAGGATATCTCCTCCAGTTGAAAGTTCACATTCCCATCATTCTGAGAATATGGAGTCACAATATCGTGCCAAAGATGTTGGTGAGATAGCTCATTCTGAAAGCCCACCGGTAAGACATCGGTCCCGATCTTCTGAGTCCCGATCTTCTGAAAAACATGACCCCAGCCGCAAAAGAGCCTCTTCAAGGGAGTTGTCTCCACATGCGCGACATAGTTCTCCTGTAGAAAGGAAAAGACGGAGAGAGTCTCGACATGGTGATGGGTCGCCTCGACAAAGATCTGCATCTCCCCGAAGAAGATCTACACCCCCTCGAAGAAGATCTATATCCCCTCGAAGATCCTCACACAAGAGGAGGGAATCACCAAGAAGGGGAGACTCACCTAGGAGGAGGCACTCACCTAGGAGGAGGGAGTCACCAAGGAAGAGAGATTCACCAAGGAGGAGAGACTCACCAAGGAGGAGAGATTCACCAAAGAGGAGGAGGGACTCCCCAAGGAGGAGGGATAGGTCAAAATCAAGGTCACCTTCAAGAAAACATGATACCTCTAGACATAGAAAAGAACATGATAGATCTCGGTCCAGGTCTCCCCACTCAAGGGATCATCACAGGCGATCTCCAAG GCATTCACCAAGGCGCAGATCACCCCCAACCAGTCATCGCCATCGTTCACCAAGAAGACATTGGTCACCACCTGCCAACAGGAAGACTGGATTGGGTAAGCCTGGAAAGAATCTCTTTATTGCAGGATTTAGCTATGCCACCACTGAGCGAGATTTGgagaagaaatttggcaagtttggACGTGTAACAAGTGCACGTGTTGTTCGCGATAAACG AACTGGAGATTCCCGTGGCTTTGGATTCTTATCCTTGGAGAAGGATGAGGATGCCGATGCAGCAATCCGTGCTTGTGACGAGACTGAGTGGAATGGAAGAATAATTCTTGTGGAGAAGTCAAAGGCACCTGCATGGTGA
- the LOC136542378 gene encoding LOW QUALITY PROTEIN: calcium-dependent protein kinase 2-like (The sequence of the model RefSeq protein was modified relative to this genomic sequence to represent the inferred CDS: inserted 2 bases in 2 codons), whose translation MVMAIPTRQSQRKHLRXYNPPQQAAEVRYTPPAMNAPVVPPVAAPPKPTADTILGKQYEDVRSVYSLGKELGRGQFGVTYLCTEIASGRQYACKSISKRKLTSKADREDIRREIQIMQHLSGQPNIVEFRGAYEDKSNVHVVMELCAGGELFDRIIAKGHYTERAAATICRAVVNVVNICHFMGVMHRDLKPENFLLATKEENAMLKATDFGLSVFIEEGKMYRDIVGSAYYVAPEVLRRSYGKEIDVWSAGVILYILLSGVPPFWAETEKGIFDAILHDEIDFESQPWPSISESAKDLVRKMLTRDPKKRLTSAQVLQHPWLREGGDASDKXIDSAVLSRMKQFRAMNKLKKMALKVIASNLNEEEIKGLKQMFMNMDTDNSGTITYEELKAGLAKLGSKLSEAEVKQLMEAADVDGNGSIDYVEFITATMHRHKLERDEHLFKAFQYFDKDNSGFITRDELESALIEHEMGDTSTIKEIISEVDTDNDGRINYDEFCAMMRGGMQQPMRLK comes from the exons ATGGTTATGGCTATTCCAACCAGGCAAAGCCAGCGCAAGCACCTCC GTTACAACCCTCCTCAGCAGGCGGCTGAGGTGAGGTACACGCCGCCGGCGATGAACGCTCCGGTAGTCCCACCTGTGGCTGCGCCACCAAAGCCCACGGCAGACACGATTCTTGGCAAGCAGTACGAGGACGTGCGCTCTGTCTACTCCCTCGGGAAGGAGCTTGGCCGGGGCCAGTTCGGGGTGACATACCTCTGCACAGAGATTGCCTCTGGTAGGCAGTACGCCTGCAAGTCCATCTCCAAGCGCAAGCTCACGAGCAAGGCAGACAGGGAGGACATTCGAAGGGAGATCCAGATCATGCAGCACCTGTCTGGGCAGCCAAACATTGTTGAGTTCCGGGGAGCATATGAGGACAAGAGCAATGTCCATGTGGTGATGGAGCTCTGCGCAGGTGGGGAGCTCTTCGATCGCATCATTGCCAAGGGGCACTACACAGAACGTGCAGCCGCTACAATCTGCAGAGCAGTTGTGAATGTTGTCAACATTTGCCACTTCATGGGTGTGATGCATCGTGATCTGAAACCTGAGAACTTCTTGCTTGCGACCAAGGAGGAGAATGCAATGCTCAAGGCCACTGATTTTGGGCTTTCTGTCTTCATTGAAGAAG GAAAGATGTACAGGGACATTGTTGGAAGTGCTTATTATGTTGCTCCTGAAGTCCTTAGGCGCAGCTATGGAAAAGAGATAGATGTTTGGAGTGCAGGCGTTATTCTGTACATTCTTCTCAGTGGCGTGCCTCCATTTTGGGCTG AAACTGAAAAGGGGATATTTGATGCTATTCTGCATGATGAGATTGACTTTGAAAGTCAACCTTGGCCATCAATTTCTGAGAGTGCTAAAGACTTGGTTAGAAAGATGTTGACACGAGATCCAAAGAAAAGACTGACTTCAGCTCAAGTTCTTC AACATCCATGGCTCAGAGAAGGTGGGGACGCATCTGATA CTATTGACAGTGCTGTTCTTTCTAGAATGAAGCAGTTCAGAGCAATGaataagctgaaaaagatggCCCTAAAG GTTATTGCTTCAAACCTTAACGAGGAAGAGATCAAGGGGCTAAAGCAAATGTTCATGAACATGGACACAGACAATAGTGGCACAATCACATATGAAGAACTCAAAGCAGGATTAGCCAAACTTGGATCAAAACTGTCAGAAGCTGAAGTAAAGCAGTTGATGGAGGCT GCTGATGTTGATGGGAATGGATCCATTGACTATGTTGAGTTCATCACTGCCACAATGCATAGACACAAGCTTGAAAGAGACGAACATTTGTTTAAGGCATTCCAGTACTTCGATAAAGATAACAGCGG CTTCATCACAAGAGATGAACTGGAATCTGCTTTGATCGAGCATGAGATGGGCGACACGAGTACAATAAAGGAGATCATATCAGAAGTTGACACAGACAAT GATGGTAGGATTAACTATGATGAGTTTTGTGCAATGATGAGAGGAGGGATGCAGCAGCCAATGAGGCTCAAGTAG